A stretch of Corallococcus macrosporus DNA encodes these proteins:
- a CDS encoding STAS/SEC14 domain-containing protein, which yields MEHQIREWTCGAHRIRMTAPDVLHTKYTGVVGLQDAKWALRVYEEMAANGPFYLVAEVPGSELPAESRKYLANNVRAEWMRSVVYVGSDLSQRVVGKAMSVAMLLTGHAASFDTVFVDTMAQAEAWVDAHRVDHAPRRVG from the coding sequence ATGGAGCATCAGATTCGCGAGTGGACGTGTGGCGCGCACCGGATCCGCATGACGGCGCCAGACGTGTTGCACACGAAGTACACGGGCGTCGTGGGGCTGCAGGACGCGAAGTGGGCGCTGCGGGTCTACGAGGAGATGGCCGCGAACGGGCCGTTCTACCTGGTGGCGGAGGTGCCCGGGTCGGAGCTGCCGGCCGAGTCGCGCAAGTACCTGGCCAACAACGTGCGCGCGGAGTGGATGCGCTCGGTGGTGTACGTGGGCTCGGACCTGTCGCAGCGGGTGGTGGGCAAGGCCATGTCCGTGGCCATGCTGCTCACCGGCCACGCGGCCAGCTTCGACACGGTGTTCGTGGACACGATGGCGCAGGCCGAGGCCTGGGTGGACGCGCACCGCGTGGATCACGCCCCGCGCCGCGTGGGCTGA